The sequence CGCTGGCGCTACCACGTAATAAACGACAGGGAGGCTACCGACTCGAAAAATAAAAAATCAACCCAGTGGGACACTCGGAATAACGGACAGGTCACGTCACGAACTGATCCGTCGCGTCGACCGCTGGTGCGAACGCGACCGACGGCCTTTTTCCACCGGGAAGGCAAGCAGATGCAATGACTGCCACCAGCGAGGCGCGTGCTGAGTTTCTGGCGGGCGAGCGACCGGACGACGTCGCGCTCTTTCTCGCGTCGTCGTACGTCTCTGACGACCGGCTCGAATCGTTCGGCGACGCAGTCGATGGGGGCGTCGTGATCGTCGTCGACGGAGAGCGTGGTCGAAACGCCTTCCAGGCAGCGACTGGCGTCGACGCGATGACGTTCGCTCAGACGGCGATGGGGACCGACGGCGAGGTAGCCGCGGATCTGGCCGGCGGGACGTGTCCAGCGGCGTCGACCGACGGCGACGACGACCACGACGTGGCGTTCGTCTTCGCGTTCGCCGAAGCACAGAACGAGGACGTCGGCGGGATCTACGCCGAGGGTGACGTGATTCACGCGTACGCGAGATGTGAATGCGGAACCGCTTACTCCGACCGGTGGAACGCGTCGACGGGCGACCGGCAGGACGCCGACTGAACGCTCCTCCGAGTTGGCAAGTATTTTCGCAAGACCGACCGTACCGGCCCGTATGACTGATCGCTACGACGTCGTCGTCGTCGGTGTGGGGGGGATGGGAACTGCGACCGTCGCCGCACTCGCAGACAGCGGCGTCGACGTCCTCGGACTCGAGCGACGGGACGTTCCACCGGTCACCACGGCGTCCGTAACCGGCCGGACCGCCCCGTTCGTCGCCGACGAGTCCGTTCCCGGCCCGCTGCTCGAGGCGGCGCTGACTCGTTGGGACGCACTCGAGGCCGACCACGACCGGCGATTGCTGTGGCGAACGGGAGCCGTCGCCGCCGGCCCGGACGCAGAATCAGCGATCGCGACGGACGGCGATGACAGCCACGAGGTCGATGTGGAAGAGCGCTATCCGGCCGTAGACCTCCCGGAAGCCTACGAGGCTTCTTCGGTCCCGGTCGGTGGGGTCCTCGATGCCGGAGAGTGCCTGCTGGCCAGCATTACCCGCGCGCTGGGTGCCGGCGCGACGATCCGGGCCCGCGAGCGCGTCGTCGACTGGCGATCGACCGACGACGGCGTCCGCGTCGAGACCGACCACGGCGCGTACGCAGCCGACGCGCTCGTCGTCACCGCTGGCCCGTGGACGGCCGGCCTCATCGACGATCTCGAGGACATCGTCGTGCCGGAGCGATACGTGTTCGCGCAGTTTCACCCGTCGACACCGGAGACGTTTACCCCCGACCAGTTCCCTGTATTCGACATTCGGGCGGACGACGACCAGTACGTCCTCGCGCCCGCTCATCGCGTTCCCGGCCTCGTCGTCGGAAGCCCTCGACCTGCGAATCGAACGGGGCCGCGGGCGACGGACCCGGTCGATCGCGATCCGACGCAGGCCGACGAACGCCGCCTCCGCGACGCCGTCGACCGGTACGTCCCCGACGGACTCGGCCCGACGCTCGGCCTCGAGACCCGGCTCGCCAGCACGACTCCCGACGGCCACCCCGTCGTCG is a genomic window of Natrarchaeobaculum aegyptiacum containing:
- a CDS encoding FAD-dependent oxidoreductase — translated: MTDRYDVVVVGVGGMGTATVAALADSGVDVLGLERRDVPPVTTASVTGRTAPFVADESVPGPLLEAALTRWDALEADHDRRLLWRTGAVAAGPDAESAIATDGDDSHEVDVEERYPAVDLPEAYEASSVPVGGVLDAGECLLASITRALGAGATIRARERVVDWRSTDDGVRVETDHGAYAADALVVTAGPWTAGLIDDLEDIVVPERYVFAQFHPSTPETFTPDQFPVFDIRADDDQYVLAPAHRVPGLVVGSPRPANRTGPRATDPVDRDPTQADERRLRDAVDRYVPDGLGPTLGLETRLASTTPDGHPVVDTLPDQPNVAVAAGFDRRTFVLASVVGDALADLAIDGETDYDLEQFSLARF
- a CDS encoding DUF5807 family protein, with product MTATSEARAEFLAGERPDDVALFLASSYVSDDRLESFGDAVDGGVVIVVDGERGRNAFQAATGVDAMTFAQTAMGTDGEVAADLAGGTCPAASTDGDDDHDVAFVFAFAEAQNEDVGGIYAEGDVIHAYARCECGTAYSDRWNASTGDRQDAD